In Apium graveolens cultivar Ventura chromosome 10, ASM990537v1, whole genome shotgun sequence, the following are encoded in one genomic region:
- the LOC141690107 gene encoding uncharacterized protein LOC141690107: MGSSCTDDEEYRFFDAHDDIASSFSDSGSEKESRCNDENGVCSSYQYEVWAKGPLSVRKRRSQFFRLMGLGLDRKASGHDIADAYDGGSFQGEIDRIKESTGAVLRNSFSEYEFCSSRSSLTSLSNDDLDLSRGLSSTENFIYRAANVNNGLECDDNEMGTSTNLGKIKVMDGGQLLTCGNVKPSPSFPLVQQQVQQEIEVPGNVPKAVSRVKSKWLRKLRSFSCITKREGTVDSLRSIGADSITRERIQRVNVRHSKKRLKELSALFAGQDIQAHDGSILTMKFSHDGKFLASAGEDGIVRVWQVVEDKRLNEIDIPVIDPSCIYFTVNLLSELAPLMNEQEKNSSKSLTKRTDSACVIFPPAVFRILEKPLHEFRGHKGEILDLSWSNDNHLISSSIDETVRLWKVGCDHCLKAFPHGNYVTCVQFNPVNDNQFISGSIDGKVRIWAIDGGQVVDWTDVRDIVTAVSYRPDGQGGIIGYVTGNCRFFSVTDSHIQLEALICLNNKKKPKCKRVTGFQFFEQDPSKVMVSSADSQVRILQEIDIIGKFKGPKSAANQISASFTSDGKHIISACDDSNVYFWNCSIQDASPASRPKTSRSFECFSNDASVAIPWSGLRSGSLKSGCSLQVVDECILNRRPFSPSDCFSVGQGFLVESIPKGSATWPEEKLPSSPPCAPPSALCKSQYKFLKTSCQSSSKTHAWGLVIVTAGWDGRIRSFHNYGLPVAL, encoded by the exons ATGGGCAGCTCCTGTACTGATGATGAAGAATATCGATTCTTTGATGCTCATGATGACATTGCCTCGTCTTTTTCTGATTCGGGTTCAGAAAAGGAATCTAGATGTAATGATGAAAATGGAGTATGTAGTAGCTATCAGTATGAGGTCTGGGCTAAGGGACCCTTAAGTGTGCGAAAGCGTCGTAGTCAATTCTTCAGACTCATGGGTTTAGGCTTAGATCGTAAAGCTTCTGGACATGATATAGCAGATGCATATGACGGCGGCAGCTTCCAAGGAGAGATTGATAGAATTAAGGAGAGTACTGGTGCTGTGTTGAGAAACTCATTTTCCGAATATGAATTTTGTTCTAGCCGGTCCTCTCTGACTAGCTTGTCCAATGATGATTTGGATTTGTCAAGAGGATTGAGCTCGACAGAAAATTTCATATACCGAGCTGCTAATGTAAATAATGGTTTGGAGTGTGATGATAATGAAATGGGGACAAGCACCAATCTTGGTAAAATCAAAGTTATGGATGGGGGCCAATTGTTAACATGTGGTAATGTGAAGCCTTCTCCATCATTTCCTTTGGTTCAGCAACAAGTGCAGCAAGAAATTGAGGTCCCTGGCAATGTACCAAAGGCGGTAAGCAGGGTAAAAAGTAAGTGGTTAAGGAAACTCCGTTCCTTCTCCTGCATTACGAAGAGGGAAGGGACAGTTGACAGTTTGAGATCAATTGGAGCCGACTCAATTACGAGAGAAAGGATTCAAAGAGTGAATGTTCGGCACTCCAAAAAGCGGTTGAAGGAGCTATCGGCTCTTTTTGCAGGGCAAGATATTCAGGCACATGATGGTTCGATCTTGACCATGAAATTCAGTCATGATGGGAAATTCCTTGCTAGTGCAGGTGAAGATGGGATTGTTCGCGTGTGGCAAGTTGTGGAAGATAAGAGATTAAATGAAATTGACATTCCAGTAATAGACCCATCTTGCATATACTTCACCGTAAATTTGCTTTCTGAACTGGCTCCCTTAATGAACGAGCAGGAAAAAAATAGTAGCAAAAGCCTGACAAAAAGAACAGATTCAGCATGTGTCATTTTTCCTCCAGCGGTATTCCGAATTTTGGAGAAACCACTTCACGAGTTTCGTGGGCACAAAGGAGAAATTTTAGACCTCTCATGGTCAAATGATAAT CATCTAATATCATCTTCCATCGATGAAACTGTGCGCCTGTGGAAAGTAGGATGTGACCATTGTCTTAAAGCTTTTCCACACGGTAATTATG TGACTTGTGTTCAGTTTAACCCTGTCAATGATAATCAATTTATCAGTGGTTCAATTGATGGAAAAGTTCGCATCTGGGCAATTGATGGTGGACAAGTTGTTGATTGGACAGATGTGAGAGATATAGTGACTGCTGTTTCTTATCGTCCTGATGGGCAG GGTGGGATCATTGGCTATGTGACAGGCAACTGCAGATTTTTCAGTGTAACAG ATAGTCATATCCAACTGGAAGCTCTGATCTGCTTGAATAATAAGAAGAAACCAAAGTGCAAAAGGGTAACAGGCTTTCAG TTTTTTGAGCAAGATCCAAGCAAAGTAATGGTTTCTAGTGCGGATTCACAAGTTAGAATTCTTCAGGAGATTGACATAATTGGCAAGTTCAAGG GTCCAAAAAGTGCAGCAAACCAGATATCTGCCTCGTTTACTTCTGATGGGAAGCATATTATCTCAGCTTGTGATGATTCAAATGTGTATTTTTGGAATTGTAGCATTCAGGACGCGTCGCCTGCGTCCCGACCAAAAACTAGCAGGTCCTTTGAGTGTTTTTCCAATGATGCTTCGGTGGCAATTCCTTGGTCTGGTTTGAGATCAGGGAGCTTAAAAAGTGGATGCAGTTTACAGGTTGTAGACGAGTGTATATTGAACAGGCGCCCTTTCTCGCCATCTGATTGTTTCTCTGTGGGCCAAGGGTTCCTAGTCGAGTCTATCCCTAAAGGATCTGCAACTTGGCCAGAGGAGAAGCTTCCCTCAAGTCCTCCTTGTGCTCCACCGTCTGCATTGTGTAAATCTCAATACAAGTTTTTAAAAACCTCTTGCCAGAGTTCGTCAAAAACTCATGCTTGGGGTCTGGTAATTGTTACTGCAGGTTGGGATGGTAGAATAAGATCGTTCCACAATTATGGGCTACCAGTTGCTCTCTAG
- the LOC141693188 gene encoding thylakoid lumenal 17.4 kDa protein, chloroplastic, translating into MAILSAPVSLKFSSSRHSFPKPHRTLLPTRITSTHPIFTCSASRDCSSSREILSHFKELRNVAFGVLAVWAVTTASPVDAANPRLPPLSTDPERCERAFVGNTIGQANGVYDKAIDLRFCDYTNEKNQLKGKTLSAALMSDAKFDGADMTEVVMSKAYAVGASFKGVDFSNAVLDRVNFGKANLQGVSFRNTVLSGSTFDDAQLEDAIFEDTIIGYIDIQKLCLNKTISNDGRDALGCR; encoded by the exons ATGGCAATCCTTTCAGCTCCCGTTTCTCTCAAATTTTCATCTTCCAGGCATTCCTTTCCTAAACCACACCGCACTCTCCTTCCTACTCGCATTACTTCCACACATCCTATATTCACCTGCTCTG CTAGTAGGGATTGTTCTTCTTCAAGAGAAATCTTGTCACACTTTAAGGAACTGAGAAATGTTGCTTTTGGGGTTCTAGCTGTTTGGGCTGTCACAACTGCCTCGCCTGTAGATGCTGCTAATCCG AGGCTCCCCCCTTTGTCGACAGATCCAGAGCGTTGTGAGCGTGCATTTGTTGGGAATACAATAGGTCAGGCAAATGGGGTTTATGACAAGGCAATTGATCTCCGATTTTGCGATTATACAAATGAAAAAAATCAACTCAAGGGAAAAACACTTTCCGCAGCACTTATGTCAGATGCCAAGTTTGACGGTGCAGACATGACTGAAGTTGTAATGTCCAAGGCTTATGCTGTTGGAGCAAGCTTCAAAG GAGTAGACTTCTCAAATGCTGTTCTGGATCGAGTTAACTTTGGAAAAGCTAACCTCCAAGGAGTATCATTCAGGAACACTGTACTATCTGGTTCGACCTTTGATGATGCCCAACTAGAAGATGCCATATTTGAAGACACGATTATAGGTTACATTGATATCCAGAAACTGTGCCTAAATAAGACTATTAGCAATGACGGAAGAGATGCACTGGGTTGTAGGTAA
- the LOC141693416 gene encoding glucan endo-1,3-beta-glucosidase-like, with protein MLHVNSRIFLSILLLLVSISIKGAKGIVGVNYGMVADNLPTPGLVARFLQESTIISHVRIFDTDPDSLKAFANTGIAISVTIPNDQISSLTDLEFAQNWLLTNILPHLPDSNIIRILVGNEVLSTANKLMITNLVPAMDIIHTALVNESLDKQIKVTTPHSLGLLVTSSPPSAGKFRQGYDNHVIEPLLNFLRATDSPFLINPYPFLGCSNETLDYALFRPNSQVVDELTNLTYTNMLDAQLDAVYSALKLIGFADIDIVIAETGWPSKGDQGQVGLDVESAAEYNKKLMQHVTSMAGTPLMPDRTFETYIFGLFNENLKPGPVNERNFGLFHPNFTPVYDIGILRPKIAASAASKHGDNTKYFFMLMLLCLTFVLADANCN; from the exons ATGCTTCATGTGAATTCAAGAATTTTCCTGAGCATATTACTTTTACTGGTATCAATCAGCATTAAAG GTGCAAAAGGAATAGTTGGAGTCAACTATGGCATGGTGGCAGACAATCTACCTACACCTGGACTTGTCGCGAGGTTTCTCCAAGAATCCACCATCATCAGCCATGTCAGGATCTTTGACACTGATCCGGATAGTCTAAAGGCCTTTGCTAACACTGGCATTGCCATTAGTGTCACTATTCCTAATGATCAAATCTCATCTCTTACTGATCTCGAATTTGCTCAAAATTGGCTACTAACTAACATTCTACCTCACTTGCCAGACAGCAATATCATCCGAATTCTTGTTGGTAACGAAGTACTTTCAACAGCAAATAAACTAATGATCACAAACCTCGTCCCAGCAATGGATATCATTCACACAGCTCTAGTCAATGAGTCGTTAGACAAACAGATCAAAGTCACCACACCACATTCTTTAGGATTACTTGTAACATCTAGTCCACCATCTGCCGGAAAGTTTAGGCAAGGCTATGACAACCATGTCATCGAGCCATTACTCAATTTTCTAAGAGCCACCGATTCTCCTTTCTTGATTAATCCATATCCTTTTCTTGGCTGTTCAAATGAGACTCTAGATTATGCACTCTTCAGGCCTAATTCTCAAGTGGTAGATGAATTAACAAACCTTACTTACACAAACATGCTAGATGCACAGTTGGATGCAGTCTATTCTGCACTGAAGCTGATCGGTTTTGCAGATATCGACATTGTCATTGCTGAAACTGGATGGCCCTCCAAGGGAGATCAAGGACAGGTTGGTCTTGATGTAGAGAGTGCAGCTGAATACAATAAGAAGCTTATGCAACATGTGACCTCTATGGCTGGGACACCACTCATGCCTGACAGGACTTTCGAGACATACATCTTCGGACTTTTTAACGAAAATCTGAAGCCAGGACCGGTTAATGAAAGAAACTTTGGACTCTTCCATCCCAATTTCACTCCAGTGTACGACATTGGGATTCTAAGACCAAAAATAGCAGCTTCTGCTGCCAGTAAACACGGCGATAATACTAAATATTTCTTCATGTTGATGCTTTTATGTTTAACATTTGTTTTGGCGGATGCAAATTGTAattaa